In Acidimicrobiales bacterium, a genomic segment contains:
- a CDS encoding trehalose-6-phosphate synthase → GMNLVALEGPVVNRRDGIVARSRQAGAWDVLAGDAVGLNPFDVGGTADALATALDLGGPEREERSRAVRERAKAMELHDWLDTQVGMTAAGGAGA, encoded by the coding sequence GGCATGAACCTGGTGGCCCTCGAGGGCCCGGTGGTCAACCGCCGCGACGGGATCGTGGCCCGGTCCCGCCAGGCCGGGGCGTGGGACGTGCTGGCCGGGGACGCCGTGGGTCTCAACCCCTTCGACGTGGGCGGCACCGCCGACGCCCTGGCCACAGCCCTGGACCTGGGGGGGCCAGAGCGCGAGGAACGGTCCCGGGCGGTGCGGGAGCGGGCCAAGGCAATGGAGCTGCACGACTGGCTCGACACCCAGGTGGGCATGACGGCCGCCGGCGGGGCTGGGGCGTAG